From Xiphophorus couchianus chromosome 23, X_couchianus-1.0, whole genome shotgun sequence, one genomic window encodes:
- the nkx3-2 gene encoding homeobox protein Nkx-3.2 — protein sequence MAVRGNSLMPFSIQAILNKKDCSRHLPELDVCFSKAACWKIFGEMNDGSGRTEEASCVQTEQKSYDSDSGLSDDNDGKTQAMRKPERDGEPGSDVPEESLQEETDHESAAAENAKSDSEPNNTTDSSNPDEKNLEQPKQRKKRSRAAFSHAQVFELERRFNHQRYLSGPERADLAASLKLTETQVKIWFQNRRYKTKRRQMAADLMASTPAAKKVAVKVLVRDDQRQYGPGEILRPPLLSLQPSYYYPYAYCLPAWTLSACAGNQ from the exons ATGGCCGTCCGTGGCAACTCGCTGATGCCTTTTTCCATCCAGGCCATCCTGAACAAAAAGGACTGCAGCAGACACTTACCAGAGCTGGACGTATGCTTCTCCAAAGCGGCGTGTTGGAAAATATTCGGAGAGATGAACGACGGGTCCGGGAGGACCGAGGAGGCGTCCTGTGTGCAGACAGAGCAGAAAAGCTACGACTCGGACTCCGGACTCAGCGACGACAATGACGGAAAGACTCAAGCAATGCGCAAGCCGGAGAGGGACGGCGAGCCGGGATCAGACGTGCCGGAGGAGAGCCTGCAGGAGGAGACGGACCATGAGTCTGCGGCTGCGGAGAATGCAAAGAGTGACAGTGAGCCCAACAATACTACGG ACTCCAGCAACCCAGACGAGAAGAACCTGGAGCAGCCCAAGCAGCGGAAGAAGCGCTCCAGAGCCGCCTTCTCCCACGCACAGGTCTTCGAGCTGGAGCGCCGCTTCAACCACCAGCGGTACCTCTCCGGGCCCGAGCGGGCGGACCTGGCGGCCTCCCTGAAACTAACAGAGACACAGGTCAagatctggttccagaaccgcCGCTACAAGACGAAACGCCGGCAGATGGCCGCAGACTTGATGGCATCCACCCCGGCGGCCAAAAAGGTAGCGGTGAAGGTTCTAGTGCGGGACGACCAGAGACAGTACGGCCCCGGGGAGATCCTGCGGCCCCCGCTGCTCTCCCTGCAGCCTTCCTATTATTACCCGTACGCATACTGCCTCCCTGCGTGGACACTGTCTGCGTGTGCGGGGAATCAGTGA